Genomic window (Bacillus vallismortis):
GGTTTTTTCTTCTTATACTCTGTCGCTTCCGAAGAAATTGCGGAACGCTTGTAAGTTTGTATCTCTATTTAAGGCTGCAATCGAAGTGGTGAGCGGGATGCCTTTCGGGCAAGATTGAACGCAGTTTTGCGAGTTGCCGCAATCTCCAAGGCCGCCTTCATCCATCAGTGCGTCTAACCGCTCAGATTTATTCATGGCGCCTGTCGGATGTGCGTTAAACAGGCGGACTTGAGACATCGGTGCCGGCCCCATGAACTTCGATTTGCTGTTCACATTCGGGCAGGCTTCGAGGCAGACGCCGCACGTCATGCATTTTGATAATTCATATGCCCATTGACGGCGTTTTTCCGGCATTCTCGGCCCCGGTCCCAAATCGTGCGTACCGTCAATCGGTATCCACGCTTTTACTTTTTTCAATGAATCAAACATTCTGCTCCGGTCAACCTGCAAATCACGCACGACCGGGAACGTTTTCATTGGTTTTAAGCGGATCGGCTGTTCAAGCTGGTCGATAAGCGCCGTACAAGACTGGCGCGGCTTTCCGTTTATGACCATTGAACATGCGCCGCACACTTCTTCAAGACAGTTCATGTCCCATGTAACAGGGGTTGTCTTTTCACCTTTAACGTTAACCGGATTCCTGCGTATTTCCATCAAAGCGGAAATGACGTTTAGGTTCGGGCGGTATGGAACCTCAAATTCTTCATCGTAAGGCGTGCTGTCGGTTGTATCTTGCCGTGTGATAATAAATCGTATGGTTTTTTGTTCACTCATGATTATTTCGCCACCTTCTTCTTCGAGTAATCCCGTTTCCGAGGCGTTATCAGTGATACATCGACATCCTGATACTCAAATTCTGGCGCTTCATACGGGCTTACATGTTTAGCCATTGTTGTTTTGAGCCATTCATCATCATTACGTTCAGGATAATCCGGTTTATAATGGGCGCCCCTGCTTTCATTGCGGTTGTAAGCGCCAAGGGTAACCACCCTCGCAAGCTGAAGCATGTTCGAGAACTGGCGTGTGAACATCGCCCCCTGATTGCTCCATTTTGTCGTATCATTGATGTTAATCTTTTTAAATCGCTCCATTAATTCCTGAATTTTGTCATCCGTTTTCAAAAGCTTATCGTTATGGCGGACAACCGTTACGTTTGCCGTCATCCACTCACCGAGCTCTTTGTGAAGGACATAGGCATTTTCGGTTCCGTCCATGCTCATAATGTCAGCCCATTTTTCTTCTTCTTTTTTGACGTGAGCGTCGAATAAAGAGGAAGACATGTCTTCTGCTGAAGATTCTAAGCCATTTACATATTTCACGGCATTCGGTCCGGCCACCATTCCCCCGTATATCGCGGAGAGCAGGGAGTTCGCTCCCAAACGGTTGCCGCCGTGCATAGAGTAATCACATTCCCCAGCCGCAAACAGTCCCGGGATGTTTGTCATTTGATTGTAATCCACCCATAAACCGCCCATTGAGTAATGAACCGCCGGGAAGATTTTCATTGGAAGCTTCCGCGGGTCATCTCCCATGAACTTCTCATAAATTTCAATGATGCCGCCGAGCTTAATGTCAAGCTCTTTGGGATCTTTATGGGACAGATCAAGATACACCATGTTTTCACCATTAATGCCGAGCTTCTGGTTGACACACACATCAAATATTTCGCGTGTCGCTATATCACGCGGCACCAAGTTTCCGTAAGCTGGGTATTTTTCTTCCAGGAAATACCACGGTTTCCCGTCTTTATATGTCCACACGCGTCCGCCTTCACCGCGCGCCGATTCACTCATCAGTCTTAGTTTGTCATCGCCCGGTATGGCTGTCGGGTGAATTTGAATGAATTCTCCGTTTGCATAATACGCTCCCTGCTGATAAACGATCGACGCAGCAGATCCTGTATTAATCATGGAGTTGGTCGATTTTCCAAAAATGATCCCCGGTCCGCCCGTCGCCATGATGACAGCGTCTGAACGGAAGGATTCAATTTGCATGTTTGTCAGGTTTTGCGCAACAATTCCGCGGCAGGTTCTGTCATCATCCAATACAGCGCCAAGGAATTCCCAGCCTTCGTATTTTGTAACCAGACCCGCAACTTCGTATCTGCGCACTTGCTCGTCCAGTGCGTAAAGCAGCTGCTGTCCCGTTGTCGCACCCGCATAAGCTGTTCTGTGGTGCTGTGTACCCCCGAATCGGCGGAAATCCAGCAGGCCCTCAGGCGTCCGGTTAAACATGACGCCCATCCGGTCTAATAAGTGGATGATAGAAGGCGCTGCGTCACACATCGCTTTGACCGGCGGCTGGTTCGCAAGAAAGTCTCCCCCGTATACAGTGTCATCAAAATGCTCCCACGGAGAGTCGCCTTCCCCTTTTGTGTTGACCGCTCCGTTTATGCCGCCTTGCGCGCAAACCGAATGAGAACGTTTGACAGGAACGATGGAAAAAAGCTTAACCGCCATTCCTGATTCCGCTGCTTTAATTGTCGCCATGAGGCCGGCAAGACCCCCGCCGACTACGATAATGCTTGATTGACTCATGATAGCCCCTCTCCCTCTAGTAATCTAGTACTCTTATACAAATGCGAAAATCGCTTTTAAGCCTACGTATGACAGTGCAACAAAAATAATCAGCGTAACGTATGTCGAAATTCTTTGAGAACGAGGCGTTACCGTAATGCCCCATGTAACAGCGAAAGACCATAAACCGTTCGAGAAGTGGAAAATTGTTGATAAAACACCGACAATGTAGAAGCCAAGCATAGCCGGAGAGCTCAAAATATTCGCCATCATGTCGAAATTGACCTCAGCGCCCATTTGTGCTGCAATACGGGTTTCCCACACATGCCAACTGACGAAAATGAGGGTGATGATACCGGTTACACGCTGCAGGACGAAGAGCCAATTTCTCATATAGCTGTATTGACCTGCGTTATTTTTTGCAGTAAACGCTATGTACACACCATAAACTGCATGATAAATTAATGGTAAGAAGATAATAAAAATTTCCAATGCATACCTGAAAGGCAGACTATCCATAAAATGAGCAGCACTATTGAATGCTTCAGCGCCCCTTGCGGCAAACTGGTTGACGACTAAATGCTGAATGAGAAAGATGCCGACCGGTATGACGCCAAGCAAGGAATGCAATCTTCGAAAATAAAACTCTCTGTTCCCAGACATTACTTTACCCCCTGTTTGATAAGTGCGAAATGTGCTAAATCTCTTCCCCCACTTCTTTCAATTGTAAGCACTTTATTAAGATTTATTGACAATTTCATTTTACTCCTCCCTCAAAAGGGCGTCAAGAAAACGCGTACATAAATTACAATTTTCCGAATTAATTAGTTGATTTAAAAATTTTATTTTATCAATATATATTTCTCCCTTAATTTTTCATAAGAATTACAGGATCATTCTGTAATCCTCCCCCCTCTTTGGGCTATAATATACGAAGGAGAGAGGGGAGACAGCTATGAAGTCTAAATTTGAAGGATCTATTGACAATCTAAAAGAAATTGAAATGAACGCCTATGCCTACGAACTAATACGAGAGATCGTTCTCCCAGATATGCTTGGCCAAGATTACTCTTCCATGATGTATTGGGCAGGGAAACATCTCGCCCGTAAGTTTCCTCTTGAATCATGGGAGGAATTTCCGGCCTTCTTTGAAGAAGCGGGCTGGGGAACCCTCACTAACACAAGCGCTAAAAAACAGGAGCTTGAATTTGAACTTGAAGGGCCGATCATTTCCAACCGCCTTAAACATCAGAAAGAACCATGCTTTCAGCTTGAAGCTGGTTTTATCGCTGAACAAATTCAATTGATGAATGACCAGATTGCCGAATCATATGAACAAGTGAAAAAGAGAGCCGATAAAGTGGTTCTGACTGTGAAATGGGATATGAAAGACCCTGTGTAACCAAAAAGGCGGTGACTGCATAGTCCCGCCTTTTTTGATTACACAGCTGAAGGGTGTTTTGAAAGCTCAAATGCATCGTGCAGCGCTTCGACCGCTTTCACCATGTCATTTTCGCTTACGACTGTTGACACTTTGATTTCAGATGTGCTAACCATCTTGATTAAAATGTTTTTTTCCGCCAGTACAGCAAACATTTCAGCCGCTACACCAGGATTTGATACCATACCTGATCCGACAATGGATACTTTAGCCAGCTTGCTTTCTGTCTCGATTTTCTCAAATTCCAGCGCGCCTTTGTACTCTTCAAGCACCTCAACAGTCTGGTCCGCGTCTTCAGATTTAACAGAGAAGGAAATCCCGGCATCATGGTCTCCCGCCTGCGTTTGGATAATGATATCCACGTTAATATTTCTTTTGGCAAGCGTTGTAAAAATGGTAGACAAAGTGGTTAGGCCGCTTGTCAGCCCGTAGATTGTTACCCTTGTGATTTGATCTTCGAACGCAATGCCTCTGACAATTAAATTCTGCTCCATGGATGATTCCTCCTCAATTAATGTCCCCGCTTCTGTTTCTGTACTTGAACGCACTTCTAACGGCAATTGGTAATTTTTCGCGAATTCAACAGCTCTCGGATGAAGAACGCCGGCGCCTAAATTGGCAAGCTCAAGCATTTCATCGTATGAGATTCCGGCAAGCTTTCTCGCTGATTTCACATACCGCGGATCGGTTGTAAACACGCCGGTCACGTCGGTGTATATGTCACATTTATCCGCTTTTAATGCGGCAGCCAAAGCGACCGCTGTTGTGTCTGAACCGCCCCGGCCCAATGTCGTGATTTCACAATCCTCCGTCATGCCTTGGAATCCCGCGACAATCACAACCTTTCCTTGCTCAAGCTGGTCTGCTAAAACTGTAGTGTCGATATCTGTAATTCTGGCGTTTCCGTGTACGGATTCCGTGCGGATTCCCGCCTGCCAGCCAGTATAGGACACCGCGTCATAGCCTTTTTCCTGCAGCGCCATTGAAAGCAGGGAAATCGTGACCTGTTCGCCTGTCGCCAGCAGCATATCCATTTCGCGTTTGCTCGGCTGATCGGTGATGTCTTTTGCAAGGCTGACCAATGCGTCAGTCGATTTCCCCATAGCTGAAACGACTACGACGACTTGATGGCCTTTCTGTTTTTCCGCGATGACGCGGTTTGCCGCATTATTAATTTTTTCGACTGAGCCGACGGAAGTACCTCCGAATTTTTGTACGATTAGACCCATGAATGACCACCCTTTACATTTTGGTTCGTGCGGGTGAGGAGAAAGAGCGCTTTGTCCATAATAAAAAAAGCAATGAGAGGAATTTGCTCTCATTGCTTATCAATTAATCATCATGAATGATTATGAACAACGAGATAGCCCTCCAAGAAAATGATTTCTTGACAGCCTTACATTTATTCAATGCACGGCCAGCAAATAACACCGATGGGATTTTATTTGCTTCGGCGACCTCCCCTTTCAGCCTTTTTCACGGAATCCATCTTTCTCCAAAGGCTTACTCTTGAAGTTCGCACCTCTATCTTCACCATATAACACGATCTAACTATGAAATTAGTTCACATTTTATCAGATCTTTTTTAAAAGGACAACATTATTTTTGCAATTTGTCGTAAAGGAGCTGAGCCGCCGCTGCGGGAACACCCGCTTTTTTGAGGTCCTCAAGGCTTGCTTCCTTCATTTTTTTAACAGAACCGAAATGCTTTAACAGCATTTTCTTTCTTTTCTCTCCGATACCCGGAATGTCGTCCAATACGGATTGAAACGCGCTTTTACCGCGGATTTGCCTGTGAAAGCTGATCGCGAACCGGTGCACCTCGTCCTGAATGCGCTGCAGAAGATAAAATTCCTGGCTGTTTCGTTCCAGATACACCGCCTCCAGCGGATCCCCGATGAGTAAATTTGAGGTTCTGTGTTTTTCGTCTTTCGCTAAACCGGCAATGGGAATATCAAGACCGAGTTCATTTTCAATGACATCTCTTGCAGCGTTGATCTGCCCTTTTCCTCCGTCAATGATGATCAGATCAGGCAGCGGCAGGTTTTCTCGAAGCACTCTTGAATAACGCCTTCTGACGACCTCTCTCATTGAGCCGTAATCATCCGGGCCTGTAACGGTTTTGATTTTATATTTGCGGTATTCCCTTTTGTTCGGTTTGCCGTCGATAAACACGATCATCGCGGAAACCGGGTTTGTCCCCTGTATGTTTGAGTTATCAAACGCTTCGATTCTGTGAGGCGTATAAATATTCAAGGCTTCACCGAGCTTCTGCACAGCCCCGATTGAGCGCTCCTCATCCCGTTCGATTAAGGAGAATTTTTCTTTCAGCGCGATTTTCGCATTTTTATGGGCCAGCATGAGCAGTTCTTTTTTCGGGCCTTTTTTCGGCTGGTGGACGTTTGTTTCCAGCAGCTGCTCAATTATGGATTGATCTACGCTGTCCGGAACTAAAATTTCCTTTGGAAGGAAATGGTTGTTTTTTGAATAGAACTGCCCGATGAACGTAAGGAACTCTTCATCAGCTTCCTGATAGAGCGGGAACATGCTGACATCGCGTTCAATGAGCTTTCCTTGCCGGATGAAAAAGACCTGTACGCACATCCAGCCCTTATCGTATGCGTAAGCGAATACGTCACGGTCGACTAAATCGTTCATCGTCATTTTTTGTTTTTCCATCGTTGAGTCAATATGGGCCATTTGGTCGCGAAGCTCTTTTGCCCTTTCAAACTCAAGATTCTCCGCAGCCTCATGCATTTTCTCTTCAAGCTCTTTTTTGACATCATTATAGCCGCCCTTTAAGAATCGGGTAATGCTT
Coding sequences:
- the sdhA gene encoding succinate dehydrogenase flavoprotein subunit, translated to MSQSSIIVVGGGLAGLMATIKAAESGMAVKLFSIVPVKRSHSVCAQGGINGAVNTKGEGDSPWEHFDDTVYGGDFLANQPPVKAMCDAAPSIIHLLDRMGVMFNRTPEGLLDFRRFGGTQHHRTAYAGATTGQQLLYALDEQVRRYEVAGLVTKYEGWEFLGAVLDDDRTCRGIVAQNLTNMQIESFRSDAVIMATGGPGIIFGKSTNSMINTGSAASIVYQQGAYYANGEFIQIHPTAIPGDDKLRLMSESARGEGGRVWTYKDGKPWYFLEEKYPAYGNLVPRDIATREIFDVCVNQKLGINGENMVYLDLSHKDPKELDIKLGGIIEIYEKFMGDDPRKLPMKIFPAVHYSMGGLWVDYNQMTNIPGLFAAGECDYSMHGGNRLGANSLLSAIYGGMVAGPNAVKYVNGLESSAEDMSSSLFDAHVKKEEEKWADIMSMDGTENAYVLHKELGEWMTANVTVVRHNDKLLKTDDKIQELMERFKKININDTTKWSNQGAMFTRQFSNMLQLARVVTLGAYNRNESRGAHYKPDYPERNDDEWLKTTMAKHVSPYEAPEFEYQDVDVSLITPRKRDYSKKKVAK
- a CDS encoding YslB family protein, with product MKSKFEGSIDNLKEIEMNAYAYELIREIVLPDMLGQDYSSMMYWAGKHLARKFPLESWEEFPAFFEEAGWGTLTNTSAKKQELEFELEGPIISNRLKHQKEPCFQLEAGFIAEQIQLMNDQIAESYEQVKKRADKVVLTVKWDMKDPV
- the uvrC gene encoding excinuclease ABC subunit UvrC; this encodes MNKQLKEKLALLPDQPGCYLMKDRQQTVIYVGKAKVLKNRVRSYFTGSHDAKTQRLVTEIEDFEYIVTSSNLEALILEMNLIKKHDPKYNVMLKDDKTYPFIKLTHERHPRLVVTRNVKKDKGRYFGPYPNVQAARETKKLLDRLYPLRKCSKLPDRVCLYYHLGQCLAPCVKDISEETNRELVESITRFLKGGYNDVKKELEEKMHEAAENLEFERAKELRDQMAHIDSTMEKQKMTMNDLVDRDVFAYAYDKGWMCVQVFFIRQGKLIERDVSMFPLYQEADEEFLTFIGQFYSKNNHFLPKEILVPDSVDQSIIEQLLETNVHQPKKGPKKELLMLAHKNAKIALKEKFSLIERDEERSIGAVQKLGEALNIYTPHRIEAFDNSNIQGTNPVSAMIVFIDGKPNKREYRKYKIKTVTGPDDYGSMREVVRRRYSRVLRENLPLPDLIIIDGGKGQINAARDVIENELGLDIPIAGLAKDEKHRTSNLLIGDPLEAVYLERNSQEFYLLQRIQDEVHRFAISFHRQIRGKSAFQSVLDDIPGIGEKRKKMLLKHFGSVKKMKEASLEDLKKAGVPAAAAQLLYDKLQK
- the sdhB gene encoding succinate dehydrogenase iron-sulfur subunit gives rise to the protein MSEQKTIRFIITRQDTTDSTPYDEEFEVPYRPNLNVISALMEIRRNPVNVKGEKTTPVTWDMNCLEEVCGACSMVINGKPRQSCTALIDQLEQPIRLKPMKTFPVVRDLQVDRSRMFDSLKKVKAWIPIDGTHDLGPGPRMPEKRRQWAYELSKCMTCGVCLEACPNVNSKSKFMGPAPMSQVRLFNAHPTGAMNKSERLDALMDEGGLGDCGNSQNCVQSCPKGIPLTTSIAALNRDTNLQAFRNFFGSDRV
- a CDS encoding aspartate kinase — translated: MGLIVQKFGGTSVGSVEKINNAANRVIAEKQKGHQVVVVVSAMGKSTDALVSLAKDITDQPSKREMDMLLATGEQVTISLLSMALQEKGYDAVSYTGWQAGIRTESVHGNARITDIDTTVLADQLEQGKVVIVAGFQGMTEDCEITTLGRGGSDTTAVALAAALKADKCDIYTDVTGVFTTDPRYVKSARKLAGISYDEMLELANLGAGVLHPRAVEFAKNYQLPLEVRSSTETEAGTLIEEESSMEQNLIVRGIAFEDQITRVTIYGLTSGLTTLSTIFTTLAKRNINVDIIIQTQAGDHDAGISFSVKSEDADQTVEVLEEYKGALEFEKIETESKLAKVSIVGSGMVSNPGVAAEMFAVLAEKNILIKMVSTSEIKVSTVVSENDMVKAVEALHDAFELSKHPSAV
- the sdhC gene encoding succinate dehydrogenase cytochrome B558, whose translation is MSGNREFYFRRLHSLLGVIPVGIFLIQHLVVNQFAARGAEAFNSAAHFMDSLPFRYALEIFIIFLPLIYHAVYGVYIAFTAKNNAGQYSYMRNWLFVLQRVTGIITLIFVSWHVWETRIAAQMGAEVNFDMMANILSSPAMLGFYIVGVLSTIFHFSNGLWSFAVTWGITVTPRSQRISTYVTLIIFVALSYVGLKAIFAFV